The following are encoded in a window of Microbacterium sp. LWO13-1.2 genomic DNA:
- a CDS encoding chitosanase translates to MATSAQAAPVTLRDPIKREVAMAVMISAENSDIAWWTKYGYIEPINDHRGYTAGIVGFTSGTGDMLELVKYYTSKVPNNNLAKWIDELEDVNGTDNIGPLGSAYVADWEAEAQQPRWQQAQRDMVNRMYFDVSVDQAIADGLGPLGQFIYFDAYVMHGDGGNTGFDAMRTRTRAKAKTPASGGTEAAYLKAFLDERRTTMKNAPEDVDGAWEDTSRIDTAQRVFLNNGNFNLNTPLTWAVYGESFSLPATVTPHWPADIPYTDPGTPTPTPTPTSNPGTGTLISKNRPATASTVEAAGHEAAKAVDGDVTTRWASTEGVENQWVRVDLGAGAKVDKVVLKWEAAYASKYRIETSNDGTTWTVLKTESAGNGGTDEHTALNGTGRYLRIFGTARGTAYGYSLFEVEAYGTAGGTTPTPTPTPTPTPTSTPTPTPTPTPTADVLISKNKTTTTSTVEAAGHEGAKAVDGDATTRWASIEGVDPQWISVDLGTGAKVNKVVLKWEAAYGKNYTIDISNDGTTWTTLKTESAGNGGTDEHVNLNGTGRYLRIKGTARGTTYGYSLFELEAYGTAGTGGGNPNPGTSFTVVAAGDIAGPNCTTRGVPTDNGDMQSDCKHFETFDRAKAINPAFYITLGDMQYDDGHMEDFMGAYNKTWGTVKNNTWPVPGNHETYDDYENLDPKAYRDYFGSRATPQGKMYYSYNYGNWHFIALDSNNVDDQAQRDWLAADLASNTKQCVAAYMHHPGYSSGSHGNEPVAQPFWKMLANANVELVLSGHDHDYERFAPMNASGAASSSGTVQIVSGLGGHEMRDFGNTKPNSVKRINTAYGVSQLDFTDTTVTQKFVDIGGNVLDSTTITCH, encoded by the coding sequence GTGGCGACGTCCGCGCAGGCGGCGCCCGTCACCCTTCGCGACCCGATCAAGCGCGAGGTCGCCATGGCGGTCATGATCTCCGCCGAGAACTCGGACATCGCGTGGTGGACCAAGTACGGCTACATCGAGCCGATCAACGACCACCGCGGCTACACCGCTGGAATCGTCGGCTTCACATCGGGCACGGGCGACATGCTCGAGCTGGTGAAGTACTACACCAGCAAGGTTCCGAACAACAACCTGGCCAAGTGGATCGACGAGCTCGAGGATGTGAACGGCACCGATAACATCGGCCCACTCGGCTCTGCATACGTAGCGGACTGGGAGGCAGAGGCTCAGCAGCCTCGCTGGCAGCAGGCGCAGCGCGACATGGTCAACCGGATGTACTTCGATGTGTCCGTCGACCAGGCCATCGCCGACGGACTGGGCCCGCTCGGCCAGTTCATCTACTTCGACGCCTACGTCATGCACGGCGACGGCGGCAACACCGGGTTCGACGCGATGCGCACCAGGACGCGTGCGAAGGCGAAGACTCCGGCCTCTGGTGGTACCGAGGCGGCTTATCTGAAGGCCTTCCTCGACGAGCGCCGCACGACGATGAAGAACGCGCCGGAAGACGTGGATGGGGCATGGGAAGACACCAGCCGCATCGACACCGCGCAGCGTGTCTTCCTCAACAACGGCAACTTCAACCTCAACACGCCCCTGACCTGGGCCGTGTACGGCGAGTCCTTCTCGCTCCCCGCGACCGTGACGCCGCACTGGCCGGCCGACATCCCCTACACGGACCCCGGTACGCCGACCCCGACTCCGACGCCCACGTCGAACCCGGGCACCGGCACGCTGATCTCGAAGAACCGGCCGGCGACGGCATCCACGGTCGAGGCAGCCGGCCATGAGGCCGCGAAGGCCGTTGACGGCGACGTGACCACGCGCTGGGCAAGCACCGAAGGTGTGGAGAACCAGTGGGTACGCGTCGATCTCGGCGCCGGCGCGAAGGTCGACAAAGTCGTCCTGAAGTGGGAGGCGGCCTACGCCTCGAAGTACCGCATCGAAACCTCCAACGACGGCACCACCTGGACTGTGCTCAAGACCGAGTCCGCCGGCAACGGCGGCACCGACGAGCACACTGCCTTGAACGGCACCGGACGGTACCTGCGCATCTTCGGCACCGCACGTGGCACGGCCTACGGCTACTCGCTGTTCGAGGTCGAGGCCTACGGCACAGCCGGTGGTACGACGCCGACCCCGACGCCGACCCCGACGCCGACTCCGACCTCGACGCCGACGCCGACTCCGACGCCGACTCCGACGGCCGACGTGCTGATCTCCAAGAACAAGACCACCACCACGTCAACCGTGGAGGCGGCAGGTCACGAGGGTGCCAAAGCCGTTGACGGCGATGCCACCACCCGTTGGGCGAGCATCGAAGGCGTTGACCCCCAGTGGATCAGCGTCGACCTCGGTACCGGAGCGAAGGTCAACAAGGTCGTACTGAAGTGGGAGGCGGCCTATGGCAAGAACTACACCATCGACATCTCCAACGACGGCACCACCTGGACCACGCTGAAGACCGAGTCCGCCGGTAACGGTGGCACCGATGAGCACGTGAACTTGAACGGCACGGGACGCTACCTGCGCATCAAGGGCACCGCACGCGGCACGACCTACGGGTACTCGCTGTTCGAGCTCGAGGCGTATGGCACGGCCGGCACCGGTGGGGGCAACCCCAACCCGGGTACGTCGTTCACGGTGGTCGCCGCTGGTGACATCGCCGGTCCGAACTGCACGACGCGTGGAGTGCCGACCGACAACGGAGACATGCAGTCCGACTGCAAGCACTTCGAGACGTTCGATCGTGCGAAGGCGATCAACCCGGCGTTCTACATCACCCTCGGCGACATGCAGTACGACGACGGTCACATGGAGGACTTCATGGGCGCGTACAACAAGACCTGGGGCACGGTCAAGAACAACACCTGGCCTGTCCCGGGCAACCACGAGACGTACGACGACTACGAGAACCTGGACCCGAAGGCGTACCGCGACTACTTCGGAAGCCGTGCCACGCCTCAGGGCAAGATGTACTACAGCTACAACTACGGCAACTGGCACTTCATCGCGCTGGACTCCAACAACGTCGATGACCAGGCGCAGCGCGACTGGCTGGCAGCGGATCTCGCGTCGAACACCAAGCAGTGCGTGGCCGCGTACATGCATCACCCGGGATACAGCTCGGGCAGCCACGGCAACGAGCCGGTGGCCCAGCCCTTCTGGAAGATGCTCGCGAACGCGAACGTTGAGCTCGTGCTCAGCGGACACGATCACGACTACGAGCGCTTCGCTCCGATGAACGCCTCTGGTGCTGCGTCCTCCTCCGGGACGGTCCAGATCGTCAGCGGCCTCGGCGGTCACGAGATGCGCGACTTCGGCAACACCAAGCCGAACAGCGTGAAGCGCATCAACACCGCGTACGGGGTGTCGCAGCTCGACTTCACCGACACCACCGTGACGCAGAAGTTCGTCGACATCGGCGGCAACGTGCTCGACAGCACCACGATCACCTGCCACTGA
- a CDS encoding MFS transporter, producing MYLAGSKARQDEGSTAVHPQVGRRAAGVGSTAIALGAVSLLTDLSSEMVTAVLPLYLVIGLGMSPLAFGFLDGLYNGVTAFVRLLGGHLADRWSQHKLVAGIGYGLSAVCKPFLLLSGSSTTALSATLAIDRIGKGIRTAPRDALISLSVDDAHQGRAFGVHRAMDTAGALMGPLVAFALLWFVADAFDAVFMVSFCVATLGVIVLIAFVPGRKSMPVGAPRPTLRETLGLLAEPKFRRLLIAATILGLATIGDGFLYLGLQERLQLDVAFFPLLPLGSALVYLLLAVPMGKLADRIGRRLPFLLGNLALVGAYSTLLLPIEGPILLVLLLALLGIFYAATDGVLMALAGPDIPRERRAGGLALLQTGQATGRLFAAVMFGAAWTFWGVATALAAAAVVLLLVLIAAAVLIRPEPRVQEVAE from the coding sequence ATGTATCTCGCCGGCAGCAAAGCGCGGCAAGACGAAGGCAGCACGGCGGTCCACCCTCAGGTGGGCCGCCGTGCGGCTGGAGTCGGCAGCACCGCGATCGCACTCGGAGCGGTGAGCCTGCTCACCGATCTCTCCTCAGAAATGGTCACGGCGGTCCTCCCGCTGTACCTCGTCATCGGGCTGGGCATGTCCCCGCTCGCCTTCGGCTTCCTCGACGGCCTCTACAACGGCGTCACCGCCTTCGTGCGGCTTCTCGGCGGGCACCTCGCTGACCGCTGGTCGCAGCACAAGCTCGTCGCCGGCATCGGCTACGGGCTTTCCGCCGTCTGCAAGCCGTTCCTCCTGCTCTCTGGATCCTCGACGACGGCGCTCTCCGCGACGCTGGCGATCGACCGGATCGGCAAGGGCATCCGCACCGCCCCGCGCGACGCACTGATCTCGCTGTCGGTCGACGACGCGCACCAGGGCCGTGCCTTCGGCGTTCACCGCGCCATGGACACGGCCGGTGCGCTGATGGGTCCGCTCGTCGCGTTCGCCCTGCTGTGGTTCGTGGCGGATGCCTTCGACGCGGTCTTCATGGTGAGCTTCTGCGTCGCCACTCTCGGCGTGATCGTGCTCATCGCGTTCGTGCCGGGGCGCAAGTCGATGCCGGTCGGAGCGCCGCGTCCGACGCTGCGAGAGACGCTCGGCCTTCTGGCGGAGCCGAAGTTCCGTCGGCTCCTGATCGCTGCGACGATCCTCGGCCTCGCGACCATCGGCGACGGTTTCCTGTACCTCGGTCTGCAGGAGCGTCTGCAGCTCGACGTCGCGTTCTTCCCGCTGCTGCCTCTCGGCAGCGCCCTGGTCTACCTTCTGCTCGCGGTGCCGATGGGCAAGCTCGCCGATCGCATCGGTCGTCGACTCCCGTTCCTGCTGGGCAACCTCGCCCTGGTCGGCGCGTACTCGACGCTGCTGCTGCCGATCGAGGGCCCGATCCTGCTCGTGCTGCTGCTCGCGCTGCTCGGTATCTTCTACGCAGCGACCGACGGCGTGCTGATGGCCCTCGCCGGCCCCGACATCCCGCGGGAGCGCCGTGCCGGCGGTCTCGCGCTGCTGCAGACAGGGCAGGCCACCGGTCGGCTCTTCGCCGCGGTCATGTTCGGTGCTGCCTGGACCTTCTGGGGTGTGGCGACGGCGCTCGCGGCCGCCGCAGTCGTCCTGCTGCTGGTCCTGATCGCCGCAGCCGTGCTGATCCGGCCGGAGCCGCGTGTGCAGGAGGTCGCCGAATGA
- a CDS encoding PadR family transcriptional regulator, with protein sequence MTADVGAQMRKGVVEYCVLGLLAREPMYGWQLAEALTAARLIASIGTLYPLLGRLRDNGWVSTFDLPSESGPVRKYHRLTDAGTAELAHFRAQWTPFARVVTGLVGEG encoded by the coding sequence ATGACAGCGGACGTCGGTGCGCAGATGCGCAAGGGGGTGGTCGAGTACTGCGTGCTCGGACTCCTCGCGCGCGAGCCGATGTACGGCTGGCAGCTCGCCGAAGCGCTCACCGCGGCCCGCCTGATCGCCAGCATCGGCACGCTCTATCCGCTGCTCGGTCGGCTGCGTGACAACGGATGGGTCAGCACGTTCGACCTCCCGTCGGAAAGTGGTCCAGTGCGCAAGTACCACCGGTTGACGGATGCCGGCACCGCTGAGCTCGCGCATTTCCGCGCGCAATGGACGCCGTTCGCCCGGGTCGTCACCGGCCTCGTCGGAGAGGGATAG
- a CDS encoding ABC transporter produces MSDPDVPKDDKPNDVNDVVDSANAGLAEAEAARADLPYTTADATPDAHVDPDLAAFEEAERDYPGTFAAAQAAEAARVDAETSVVDDVRVTETEVYAAPHVHEESAMAGAAYTAPVANDAETRVVPSEPVLSPVLQQPIFVQAPEAPRERGNRGTAAGIGLLATLSFAVLYLGAALGLGAIAGDVTGANIGEAALAPLTTWGFWVPVVVFFIGFWLLGAIINRGRWGLWVVLGILVGLFAYAGHILGQLFEAPFWTLTAAQGNALVGEQLLAPLAIAAFVFARELTIWFGAWAARSGARKTELNAEAQREYERTLEAGPTLSR; encoded by the coding sequence ATGAGTGACCCCGACGTTCCCAAGGACGATAAGCCGAACGACGTGAACGACGTCGTCGACAGCGCGAACGCCGGTCTCGCCGAGGCCGAGGCGGCTCGCGCCGACCTCCCCTACACCACCGCGGACGCTACTCCCGACGCGCACGTCGACCCCGACCTCGCCGCCTTCGAAGAGGCCGAGCGCGACTATCCCGGCACGTTCGCGGCTGCTCAGGCAGCCGAAGCGGCTCGGGTCGACGCAGAGACATCGGTCGTCGACGACGTCAGAGTCACCGAGACCGAGGTGTACGCCGCTCCGCACGTCCACGAGGAATCGGCGATGGCCGGTGCCGCCTACACGGCACCTGTGGCGAACGACGCCGAGACGCGCGTGGTTCCCTCGGAACCCGTGCTCTCGCCGGTTCTGCAGCAGCCGATCTTCGTCCAGGCGCCGGAAGCGCCTCGCGAACGCGGCAACCGCGGCACCGCGGCCGGAATCGGCCTGCTGGCGACTCTCAGCTTCGCGGTCCTGTATCTCGGTGCCGCGCTCGGCTTGGGCGCGATCGCGGGTGACGTCACCGGTGCGAACATCGGCGAAGCAGCGCTCGCTCCACTGACCACATGGGGCTTCTGGGTGCCCGTCGTCGTCTTCTTCATCGGCTTCTGGTTGCTCGGCGCGATCATCAACCGCGGACGCTGGGGCCTGTGGGTGGTCCTGGGAATCCTCGTCGGACTCTTCGCATACGCCGGGCACATCCTCGGTCAGCTGTTCGAAGCCCCTTTCTGGACCCTCACGGCAGCACAGGGCAACGCGCTCGTGGGGGAGCAGTTGCTCGCCCCGCTCGCGATCGCTGCCTTCGTGTTCGCGCGGGAGCTCACCATCTGGTTCGGCGCCTGGGCTGCACGCAGCGGCGCTCGCAAGACCGAACTCAACGCCGAGGCGCAGCGCGAGTACGAGCGAACCCTCGAAGCCGGTCCCACCCTTTCGAGGTAG
- a CDS encoding spermidine/putrescine ABC transporter substrate-binding protein, protein MERSLETQVDQAVEAWLRWVPRWEPATHRGRVAPCRRCLGSPILSAAGIGGNVPHGVQHGLSTRIKTIVDHAVADYTARNLPMLQHELDQQAERNRARSYRPAEDLAPEFDGLPLDPDPVPGAPFLFTIAGMADDAADELPPLPPLTDEAKAALRQEVALADEYANMVGREICGILLRHRLYIQAAISQHVEPQIEALLAELTESLDSPFDPDVS, encoded by the coding sequence GTGGAGCGCTCATTGGAGACGCAGGTGGATCAGGCCGTCGAGGCCTGGTTGCGCTGGGTGCCGCGCTGGGAGCCGGCGACCCACCGAGGGCGCGTCGCGCCCTGTCGCCGCTGTCTCGGCTCGCCCATCCTCTCTGCGGCCGGCATCGGCGGGAACGTTCCGCACGGTGTGCAGCATGGACTGTCGACGCGCATCAAGACCATCGTCGACCACGCGGTCGCCGACTACACGGCTCGCAACCTCCCGATGCTGCAGCACGAGCTCGACCAGCAGGCGGAGCGCAACCGGGCGCGTAGCTACCGTCCGGCCGAAGACCTTGCGCCCGAATTCGACGGCCTTCCGCTGGATCCGGATCCGGTGCCCGGAGCGCCATTCCTGTTCACGATTGCCGGGATGGCCGACGACGCTGCGGACGAGTTGCCGCCGCTGCCGCCGTTGACCGACGAGGCCAAGGCCGCGCTCCGGCAGGAGGTCGCCCTCGCCGACGAGTACGCGAACATGGTGGGGCGCGAGATCTGCGGCATCCTGCTGCGGCATCGGCTCTATATCCAGGCCGCGATCTCGCAGCACGTCGAGCCCCAGATCGAAGCTCTGCTCGCCGAACTCACCGAGTCGCTCGATTCGCCGTTCGACCCCGACGTCTCATAG
- a CDS encoding DUF2975 domain-containing protein encodes MQPRVTFLLKALIAVMLLLLLTSQVVVIPEVARITAIRNPDVAHLELPGIVGSVVFLLLIQVTLICVWRLLSLVRAERIFSPDAFRYVDVILGALIAAGVLISASYVVILANRAVSLQLTLLAVLGVVVSAALALLVVVLRGLLRKALELEQDLAEVV; translated from the coding sequence ATGCAACCGCGCGTCACCTTCCTGCTCAAGGCTCTCATCGCCGTCATGCTGCTTCTGCTGCTGACGAGCCAGGTCGTCGTGATCCCCGAGGTGGCGCGCATCACCGCGATCCGCAACCCCGACGTCGCTCACCTCGAGCTCCCCGGCATCGTTGGGTCGGTCGTGTTCCTGCTGCTCATCCAGGTCACCCTCATCTGCGTCTGGCGGCTGCTCTCGCTTGTCCGGGCGGAGCGGATCTTCAGCCCCGACGCGTTCCGCTACGTCGACGTGATCCTCGGGGCGCTCATCGCGGCGGGTGTGCTCATCAGCGCCTCGTATGTCGTGATCCTCGCGAACCGTGCCGTCTCCCTTCAGCTCACCCTTCTCGCCGTCCTCGGTGTCGTCGTCAGTGCCGCGCTCGCGCTGCTCGTCGTCGTGCTGCGGGGTCTGTTGCGCAAGGCGCTCGAGCTCGAGCAGGACCTGGCCGAGGTCGTCTGA
- a CDS encoding helix-turn-helix transcriptional regulator gives MPIVIDLDVQLARKKMSVQEFADAIGITPANVAVLKNGRAKAVRFTTLEAICRVLECQPGDILRWVPGDDADEER, from the coding sequence ATGCCGATCGTGATCGACCTGGACGTGCAACTCGCGCGCAAGAAGATGAGCGTGCAGGAGTTCGCGGATGCCATCGGCATCACACCGGCCAACGTCGCCGTGCTCAAGAACGGGCGTGCGAAAGCGGTGCGCTTCACGACGCTCGAGGCCATCTGCCGGGTGCTCGAATGCCAGCCGGGGGACATCCTGCGCTGGGTTCCCGGTGATGACGCGGACGAGGAGAGATGA
- the rpsL gene encoding 30S ribosomal protein S12, whose amino-acid sequence MPTIQQLVRKGRSPKVTKTKTPALKSNPQQAGVCTRVYTTTPKKPNSAMRKVARVKLRNGAEVTAYIPGEGHNLQEHSLVLVRGGRVKDLPGVRYKIVRGALDTQAVKNRKQARSRYGAKKG is encoded by the coding sequence GTGCCAACCATTCAGCAGTTGGTTCGCAAGGGTCGCTCGCCGAAGGTCACCAAGACCAAGACGCCTGCCCTGAAGTCGAACCCGCAGCAGGCCGGGGTCTGCACCCGCGTCTACACCACCACCCCGAAGAAGCCGAACTCGGCGATGCGCAAGGTCGCTCGTGTGAAGCTCCGCAACGGGGCCGAGGTCACCGCCTACATCCCCGGCGAGGGCCACAACCTGCAGGAGCACTCGCTCGTGCTCGTCCGCGGCGGTCGTGTCAAGGACCTCCCCGGTGTCCGTTACAAGATCGTCCGTGGTGCACTCGACACCCAGGCCGTCAAGAACCGTAAGCAGGCTCGTAGCCGCTACGGCGCGAAGAAGGGTTAA
- the rpsG gene encoding 30S ribosomal protein S7, producing MPRKGPAPKRPVVNDPVYGAPIVTSLVNKILVDGKKSLAESIVYGALRGVEAKNGGQDAVATLKKALDNVRPTLEVRSRRVGGSTYQVPIEVKPHRANTLALRWLVSYAKGRREKTMTERLQNEILDASNGLGAAVKRREDTHKMAESNRAFAHYRW from the coding sequence ATGCCTCGTAAGGGTCCAGCCCCCAAGCGCCCCGTCGTCAACGACCCGGTATACGGCGCTCCGATCGTCACCTCGCTGGTGAACAAGATCCTCGTCGACGGCAAGAAGTCGCTCGCCGAGTCGATCGTCTACGGCGCCCTCCGCGGCGTCGAGGCGAAGAACGGCGGCCAGGACGCCGTCGCCACCCTCAAGAAGGCGCTCGACAACGTGCGCCCGACCCTCGAGGTCCGCAGCCGCCGCGTCGGTGGCTCGACCTACCAGGTGCCGATCGAGGTCAAGCCGCACCGTGCGAACACTCTCGCGCTGCGCTGGCTCGTCAGCTACGCCAAGGGCCGCCGTGAGAAGACGATGACCGAGCGTCTCCAGAACGAGATTCTGGATGCCTCGAACGGCCTCGGTGCCGCGGTCAAGCGTCGTGAGGACACTCACAAGATGGCCGAGTCGAACCGCGCGTTCGCTCACTACCGCTGGTAA
- the fusA gene encoding elongation factor G, which produces MAQEVLTDLSKVRNIGIMAHIDAGKTTTTERILFYTGVNHKLGETHDGASTTDWMEQEKERGITITSAAVTCYWDKNQINIIDTPGHVDFTVEVERSLRVLDGAVAVFDGKEGVEPQSETVWRQADKYNVPRICFVNKMDKLGADFYFTVDTIINRLGAKPLVIQLPIGAENDFVGVIDLVEMRALVWAGDSKGDVTMGASYEIQEIPEDLKEKAAEYRQQLLETVAETDDVLLEKFFGGEELTVAEIKGAIRKLTVASEIYPVLCGSAFKNRGVQPMLDAVVDYLPNPLDVGSIQAHDPKDYDTIIERHPDANDPFAALAFKVAVHPFFGRLTYVRVYSGHLDSGSAVINSTKGKKERIGKIFQMHANKEIPVPSVTAGNIYAVIGLKDTTTGDTLTDPASPVVLESMTFPEPVIEVAIEPKTKADQEKLGVAIQKLAEEDPTFRTELNPETGQTTIKGMGELHLDILVDRMKREFNVEANVGKPQVAYRETIRKAVEKHDYTHKKQTGGSGQFAKIQFNIEPLDLDADKTYEFVNAVTGGRIPREYIGSIDAGFQDAMNVGVLAGYPIVGVKATIVDGAAHDVDSSEMAFKIAGSMGFKEALRRASPVLLEPLMAVEVRTPEEYMGDVIGDLNSRRGQIQSMEDAAGVKVVRAQVPLSEMFGYIGDLRSKTSGRAVYSMEFHSYAEVPRAVADEIVQKTNGE; this is translated from the coding sequence GTGGCACAAGAGGTGCTCACCGACCTGAGTAAGGTCCGCAACATCGGCATCATGGCTCACATCGATGCCGGCAAGACCACGACCACCGAGCGCATCCTGTTCTACACGGGTGTCAACCACAAGCTCGGCGAGACGCACGATGGCGCCTCGACCACCGACTGGATGGAGCAGGAGAAGGAGCGCGGCATCACGATCACGTCTGCCGCCGTGACCTGCTACTGGGACAAGAACCAGATCAACATCATCGACACCCCCGGTCACGTGGACTTCACCGTCGAGGTGGAGCGTTCGCTCCGCGTCCTCGATGGTGCGGTTGCCGTCTTCGACGGCAAGGAGGGCGTCGAGCCCCAGTCCGAGACCGTCTGGCGCCAGGCCGACAAGTACAACGTTCCGCGCATCTGCTTCGTCAACAAGATGGACAAGCTCGGCGCCGACTTCTACTTCACGGTCGACACGATCATCAACCGCCTCGGCGCGAAGCCGCTCGTCATCCAGCTGCCGATCGGCGCGGAGAACGACTTCGTCGGTGTCATCGACCTCGTCGAGATGCGCGCGCTCGTCTGGGCCGGAGACTCCAAGGGTGACGTCACCATGGGTGCCTCCTACGAGATCCAGGAGATCCCTGAGGACCTCAAGGAGAAGGCGGCCGAGTACCGTCAGCAGCTCCTCGAGACCGTCGCCGAGACCGACGACGTGCTGCTCGAGAAGTTCTTCGGTGGCGAAGAGCTGACCGTCGCCGAGATCAAGGGCGCGATCCGCAAGCTGACCGTCGCATCCGAGATCTACCCGGTGCTGTGCGGCTCCGCATTCAAGAACCGCGGCGTTCAGCCGATGCTTGACGCGGTCGTCGACTACCTGCCGAACCCGCTCGACGTCGGTTCCATCCAGGCGCACGACCCCAAGGACTACGACACGATCATCGAGCGCCACCCCGACGCGAACGACCCGTTCGCGGCGCTGGCGTTCAAGGTCGCTGTGCACCCGTTCTTCGGTCGCCTCACCTACGTTCGCGTGTACTCGGGTCACCTCGACTCCGGCTCTGCGGTCATCAACTCGACCAAGGGCAAGAAGGAGCGCATCGGGAAGATCTTCCAGATGCACGCCAACAAGGAGATCCCGGTTCCCTCGGTCACCGCCGGCAACATCTACGCGGTCATCGGTCTGAAGGACACCACCACCGGTGACACCCTGACCGACCCGGCATCGCCGGTCGTCCTCGAGTCGATGACGTTCCCCGAGCCCGTCATCGAGGTCGCCATCGAGCCGAAGACCAAGGCCGACCAGGAGAAGCTGGGTGTCGCCATCCAGAAGCTCGCTGAGGAGGACCCGACCTTCCGCACGGAACTCAACCCCGAGACCGGTCAGACGACCATCAAGGGCATGGGCGAACTGCACCTCGACATCCTCGTCGACCGCATGAAGCGCGAGTTCAACGTCGAGGCGAACGTCGGCAAGCCGCAGGTGGCGTACCGCGAGACGATCCGCAAGGCCGTCGAGAAGCACGACTACACCCACAAGAAGCAGACCGGTGGATCGGGTCAGTTCGCAAAGATCCAGTTCAACATCGAGCCGCTCGATCTGGATGCCGACAAGACGTACGAGTTCGTCAACGCCGTCACCGGTGGTCGCATCCCGCGCGAGTACATCGGATCGATCGATGCCGGTTTCCAGGACGCGATGAACGTCGGCGTCCTCGCTGGCTACCCGATCGTCGGCGTCAAGGCGACCATCGTCGATGGTGCGGCGCACGACGTCGACTCCTCGGAGATGGCGTTCAAGATCGCCGGATCGATGGGCTTCAAGGAGGCGCTTCGTCGCGCCAGCCCTGTGCTCCTCGAGCCGCTGATGGCCGTCGAGGTCCGTACTCCTGAGGAGTACATGGGCGACGTCATCGGCGACCTGAACTCGCGTCGTGGCCAGATCCAGTCGATGGAGGATGCCGCAGGCGTCAAGGTCGTCCGCGCACAGGTTCCGCTGTCCGAGATGTTCGGATACATCGGCGACCTGCGCTCGAAGACCTCGGGTCGCGCCGTCTACTCGATGGAGTTCCACAGCTACGCTGAGGTTCCCCGCGCGGTGGCCGACGAGATCGTCCAGAAGACCAACGGCGAGTAA
- the tuf gene encoding elongation factor Tu encodes MAKAKFERTKPHVNIGTIGHVDHGKTTLTAAISKVLADKFPSATNVQRDFASIDSAPEERQRGITINISHVEYETPKRHYAHVDAPGHADYIKNMITGAAQMDGAILVVAATDGPMAQTREHVLLAKQVGVPYLLVALNKSDMVDDEEILELVELEVSELLASQGFDENAPVVRVSGLKALEGDEKWVQSILDLMDAVDASVPDPIRDKDKPFLMPIEDVFTITGRGTVVTGRAERGTLAINSEVEIVGIRNTQKTTVTGIEMFHKQLDEAWAGENCGLLLRGLKREDVERGQVVVKPGSVTPHTDFEGTAYILSKDEGGRHNPFYTNYRPQFYFRTTDVTGVISLPEGTEMVMPGDTTDMTVALIQPIAMEEGLGFAIREGGRTVGAGTVTKIIK; translated from the coding sequence GTGGCTAAGGCCAAGTTCGAGCGCACCAAGCCGCACGTCAACATCGGAACCATCGGTCACGTCGACCACGGCAAGACCACGCTCACTGCAGCGATCTCGAAGGTTCTTGCTGACAAGTTCCCGTCGGCGACCAACGTTCAGCGCGACTTCGCGTCGATTGACTCCGCTCCTGAAGAGCGTCAGCGCGGCATCACGATCAACATCTCGCACGTCGAGTACGAGACCCCGAAGCGTCACTACGCACACGTTGACGCTCCTGGTCACGCCGACTACATCAAGAACATGATCACCGGTGCTGCTCAGATGGACGGCGCGATCCTCGTGGTCGCCGCCACCGACGGCCCGATGGCCCAGACCCGTGAGCACGTTCTGCTCGCCAAGCAGGTCGGCGTGCCGTACCTGCTCGTCGCGCTGAACAAGAGCGACATGGTCGACGACGAGGAGATCCTGGAGCTCGTCGAGCTCGAGGTCTCCGAGCTGCTCGCATCGCAGGGCTTCGACGAGAACGCTCCTGTCGTCCGCGTCTCGGGCCTCAAGGCTCTCGAGGGCGACGAGAAGTGGGTCCAGTCGATCCTCGACCTCATGGACGCCGTCGACGCGAGCGTTCCGGACCCGATCCGCGACAAGGACAAGCCGTTCCTGATGCCGATCGAGGACGTCTTCACGATCACCGGTCGTGGCACGGTCGTCACGGGCCGCGCCGAGCGTGGCACGCTCGCGATCAACTCCGAGGTCGAGATCGTCGGCATCCGCAACACCCAGAAGACCACGGTCACGGGTATCGAGATGTTCCACAAGCAGCTCGACGAGGCATGGGCCGGCGAGAACTGTGGTCTCCTGCTCCGTGGCCTCAAGCGTGAGGACGTCGAGCGCGGCCAGGTCGTCGTCAAGCCGGGTTCGGTTACGCCGCACACCGACTTCGAGGGCACCGCGTACATCCTGTCCAAGGATGAGGGTGGGCGTCACAACCCGTTCTACACGAACTACCGCCCGCAGTTCTACTTCCGCACCACCGACGTCACCGGCGTCATCTCGCTGCCCGAGGGCACCGAGATGGTCATGCCCGGCGACACCACCGACATGACGGTCGCGCTGATCCAGCCGATCGCCATGGAGGAGGGCCTCGGCTTCGCCATCCGTGAGGGTGGACGCACCGTCGGCGCCGGTACGGTCACGAAGATCATCAAGTAA